A single Sciurus carolinensis chromosome 15, mSciCar1.2, whole genome shotgun sequence DNA region contains:
- the Adnp2 gene encoding activity-dependent neuroprotector homeobox protein 2 produces MFQIPVENLDNIRKVRKRVKGILVDVGLDSCRELLKDLKGFDPGEKFFYNTSWGDVSLWEPSGKKVRYRTKPYCCSLCRYSTKVLASLKNHLHRHHEDEADQELVIPCPNCTFASQPKVVGKHFRMFHAPVRKVQNYTVNILGETKSSRSDVISFTCLKCSFSNTLYYSMKKHVLVAHFHYLINSYFGLRTEEAGDQQKAGDAASEDRTPPPDRYYCKKCSANASSQDALMYHILTSDLHRDLENKLRSVISEHIKRTGLLKQMHIAPKPAARVAIPPSSGAPGIPAPPPCFRLTLPQSGQSPAVVQPVTVAPGSAGSLTHSPPAVAQSHVTLVSSPLPVCQSGLSLQPSAPQPVLLSHGVPLSQPVNPPVLPLTQPVGPMNKPVGKSVLPVSQAVRPGVLPLTQPVGPISRPVGPGVLPASPSVTPGVLQAVSPGVISVGRAAPSGVLPAGQMTPAGVIPGQTATSGVLPTGQVAQSGALPVGQTAPSRVLPPGPTVPLRVLPAGQVVPSGLLSPSQAVPAGVVPVNQGVSSGVLQLSPSVSTGVLPVSPPVRAGASQSTTFLTSGSILRQLIPTGKQVNGIPTYTLAPVSVTLPVPPGTSMATVAPPQVPVQLLPSGTGTHGASSLPSLPSPPVLVSTAQSVFVQAAPSAADANQVLRQAKQWKTCRVCNELFPSNVYQVHMEVAHKHGESKLCRVCNELFPTNVYQVHVEVAHKHGESKASEKLEPEKLAACAPFLKWVRERAVRCLSCKCAVSEEELMRHLLMHGLGCLFCPCTFHDIRGLLEHSRTKHLGKKKLPLDYSNRGFQLDLDASGNLLFPHLDFSTILPREKLGEREVYLAILAGIHSKSLVPVYVKVRPQPEALPRAPSRQKLTCPFCFGTFLTAEAYELHLKDRHHVMPTVHTMLRSPAFKCIHCCGVYTGNMTLAAIAVHLLRCRSAPKDSSSGLQIQPGFIESSELLLVNGEVIPDSTFPVKRKLPDGHVGTDDQLEREEPLLVLNTEVAPGPEKGTSVVPLKRQRNEGRTEGLTAGDDMLQVLVLDPKKYEGRSYEDKKQFLRDYFHKRPYPSRKEVELLSSLLWVWKIDVAAFFGKRRYICMKAIKNHKPSVLLGFDMSELKNVKHRLNFEYEPQHS; encoded by the coding sequence AGATACCGAACAAAGCCATACTGTTGTAGCCTGTGCAGATACTCAACAAAGGTGCTTGCTTCGCTCAAAAACCATTTACATCGTCACCACGAAGATGAGGCTGACCAGGAGCTGGTGATCCCATGCCCCAACTGCACCTTTGCCTCTCAGCCCAAGGTGGTGGGCAAGCACTTCAGGATGTTCCACGCACCTGTTCGAAAGGTCCAGAACTACACAGTGAACATTTTAGGTGAGACTAAGTCATCTAGAAGCGACGTGATCAGTTTCACATGTTTGAAGTGTAGCTTTTCGAACACCTTGTACTACAGCATGAAGAAGCACGTGCTAGTGGCTCATTTTCACTACTTGATCAACTCTTACTTTGGCCTGAGAACTGAGGAGGCAGGGGACCAACAGAAAGCAGGCGATGCTGCTTCTGAGGACAGGACCCCCCCGCCCGACCGGTACTACTGTAAAAAGTGCAGTGCCAATGCCAGCAGCCAGGACGCTCTGATGTACCACATCCTGACATCCGACTTGCACAGGGACTTGGAGAACAAGCTGAGGTCTGTGATTTCAGAGCACATCAAGAGGACGGGGCTCTTAAAGCAGATGCACATTGCCCCAAAGCCAGCTGCCCGGGTGGCCATACCACCCAGCAGCGGCGCCCCTGGCATCCCGGCACCGCCACCTTGCTTTCGTCTTACCTTGCCACAGAGCGGCCAGAGCCCGGCCGTGGTGCAGCCAGTGACAGTGGCCCCGGGTTCTGCTGGGAGCCTGACCCACTCCCCGCCTGCGGTGGCCCAGTCCCATGTGACCCTGGTCTCCAGCCCTCTGCCTGTGTGCCAGAGCGGCCTCTCCCTGCAGCCCTCCGCCCCCCAGCCTGTCCTCCTGTCTCACGGGGTGCCACTCAGCCAGCCCGTGAACCCCCCTGTGTTGCCCCTCACCCAGCCTGTGGGGCCCATGAATAAGCCTGTCGGGAAGAGCGTCCTCCCCGTGAGTCAGGCTGTCCGCCCCGGGGTCTTGCCCCTCACCCAGCCTGTGGGACCCATAAGCCGACCTGTTGGGCCTGGTGTCTTGCCTGCCAGTCCCTCGGTCACCCCCGGGGTTCTGCAGGCTGTCTCACCAGGGGTGATTTCTGTGGGTAGAGCAGCGCCATCGGGGGTCCTTCCTGCAGGCCAAATGACCCCTGCGGGGGTCATCCCTGGGCAGACAGCGACTTCTGGGGTTCTCCCCACTGGCCAGGTGGCCCAGTCAGGAGCTCTCCCTGTTGGCCAGACAGCCCCTTCTCGGGTTCTTCCCCCTGGTCCGACGGTGCCCTTGAGAGTTCTCCCTGCAGGCCAGGTGGTCCCATCTGGCCTGCTCTCTCCCAGCCAGGCCGTCCCTGCGGGGGTGGTCCCTGTGAACCAGGGTGTGAGTTCTGGTGTGCTGCAGCTCAGTCCGTCAGTCAGCACGGGTGTCCTGCCCGTGAGCCCCCCGGTGAGGGCCGGGGCCTCGCAGAGCACCACCTTCCTCACGTCAGGCTCCATTCTCAGGCAGCTCATTCCCACTGGGAAGCAGGTGAATGGGATCCCCACCTACACCCTGGCTCCGGTGTCTGTCACTCTGCCTGTGCCCCCTGGCACCAGCATGGCCACTGTTGCCCCCCCGCAGGTTCCCGTCCAGCTCTTACCCTCGGGCACAGGTACGCACGGGGCCAGTTCCCTGCCCAGTCTGCCCTCCCCACCGGTGCTGGTGAGCACTGCCCAGAGCGTGTTCGTTCAGGCCGCCCCGTCCGCAGCGGATGCCAACCAGGTGCTCAGACAGGCCAAGCAGTGGAAAACCTGCCGGGTGTGCAACGAGCTCTTCCCGTCCAACGTCTACCAGGTGCACATGGAGGTGGCTCACAAGCACGGCGAGTCCAAGCTCTGCCGGGTGTGCAATGAGCTCTTTCCGACCAACGTCTACCAGGTGCATGTGGAGGTGGCTCATAAGCACGGCGAGTCCAAGGCAAGCGAGAAGCTGGAGCCCGAGAAGCTGGCTGCATGCGCACCCTTCCTGAAGTGGGTGCGGGAGAGGGCCGTGCGGTGCCTGTCCTGCAAGTGTGCGGTCTCGGAGGAGGAGCTCATGCGCCACCTGCTCATGCATGGCCTGGGTTGCCTGTTCTGCCCCTGCACCTTCCACGACATCCGGGGCCTCCTGGAGCACAGCAGGACTAAGCACCTGGGCAAGAAGAAGCTGCCCCTGGACTACAGCAACAGGGGCTTCCAGCTGGACCTGGACGCCAGTGGCAACCTTCTGTTCCCCCATCTCGACTTCAGCACCATACTGCCACGGGAGAAGCTGGGGGAGCGGGAGGTCTACCTGGCCATCCTTGCCGGGATACACTCCAAGTCCCTGGTGCCCGTGTACGTTAAGGTGAGGCCTCAGCCGGAGGCTCTGCCCAGGGCCCCCAGCAGACAGAAGCTGACCTGTCCCTTCTGCTTTGGCACCTTCCTGACAGCTGAGGCCTATGAGCTGCACCTCAAGGACAGGCACCATGTGATGCCGACCGTCCACACGATGCTCAGGTCTCCAGCCTTCAAGTGTATCCACTGCTGTGGGGTCTACACTGGAAACATGACCCTGGCGGCCATCGCTGTGCACTTGCTGCGCTGCAGAAGTGCTCCCAAGGACAGCAGCTCGGGTCTGCAGATCCAGCCAGGTTTTATTGAGAGCAGCGAGCTGCTGTTGGTCAATGGGGAAGTGATTCCTGATTCTACTTTTCCTGTAAAGAGGAAGTTGCCAGATGGCCATGTGGGAACAGATGACCAGCTGGAGCGGGAGGAGCCTCTGCTTGTCCTAAACACTGAGGTAGCGCCAGGTCCAGAGAAAGGGACAAGTGTTGTGCCTCTGAAGAGACAGAGGAACGAAGGCAGGACAGAGGGACTCACGGCTGGCGATGACATGCTCCAGGTCTTGGTATTAGACCCTAAGAAATATGAAGGCCGTTCCTACGAGGACAAAAAGCAGTTTCTTAGAGATTATTTCCATAAGAGGCCCTATCCTAGCAGaaaagaagtagaattgctgTCCTCGCTCTTATGGGTGTGGAAAATCGATGTGGCTGCGTTTTTTGGGAAAAGGAGATATATTTGCATGAAAGCAATAAAAAACCACAAGCCCTCTGTGCTTCTAGGCTTTGATATGTCTGAACTTAAAAATGTTAAGCACAGGTTGAACTTTGAATATGAACCACAGCATTCATAG